The Malus domestica chromosome 13, GDT2T_hap1 genome includes a window with the following:
- the LOC103453212 gene encoding vicilin Jug r 2.0101, producing the protein MVINSNAWLPFLLLVSSLLLAFSVSCTLGLDKDQQCQQECMDFQGLPKISACLARCKNMGPWSGSPVAGELVWYSQSHGQECRQECEKQGTRVPLEHCQRQCIQQRHFEQCHEQCQQIIQSSEICQKICRQQIEGGQGGELESYVSNHHELQQCQQRCQSQRGQKQHQCMQECQDQMRQRGQQQCQQRCQSQRGQKQHQCLQECQDQMRQQGQQGQQQYEQQQCQQSCQSQRGQKQHECMQECQDQMRQQGQQQCQQRCKSQRGQKQHQCLQECQDQMRQQGQQQQGGSKGRVHQNPHGQREEDQMMGGQRNNPFYFPSQMFQSRFQSNEGSLHVLERFGKSELLRGIKNYRLAIFEAMPNTFVLPHHYDAEAIFVVLNGQCNCTLLMKDRKESFNMEHGDVIRVPAGATTYLINNNNDESLQIAKLIRSVNSPGRFEEFFPAGSGNPESYFSVFSNDILESAFNTPREQLEQGFRQQRGQGMVMRPPKEQLEALSQRPSARREGRRQSHGPFNLRQQTPVHSNNYGQFFEARPEEFNQFQDMDVSVSCIEMNQQTMMVPHFNSEATFLMYVVEGNVRVEMACPHLASQMQGQGMMEQQEQGEHSGRFTKVVAQLSPGDAFVVPAGHPVAFVAQNNNGNQNQNIRILGFGLNAQNNMRNFLAGQKDNIMNQMDREAKQLAFGQEMERIFGEQQESYFVPTKKGRGRSHPLSSTLEFAGVI; encoded by the exons ATGGTGATCAATTCCAACGCTTGGCTTCCTTTCTTGTTGTTGGTGTCTTCTCTTTTACTTGCTTTCTCTGTGTCTTGCACTCTTGGTCTAGATAAAGACCAGCAATGTCAACAAGAATGTATGGACTTCCAAGGCCTTCCAAAGATCTCCGCGTGTTTGGCCCGTTGCAAGAATATGGGGCCCTGGTCGGGTTCTCCGGTTGCTGGCGAGCTGGTGTGGTACAGCCAATCTCATGGTCAGGAATGCCGACAGGAGTGTGAGAAGCAGGGAACTCGGGTCCCGCTGGAACATTGTCAAAGGCAGTGCATCCAGCAACGACACTTCGAGCAGTGCCACGAACAATGCCAACAGATCATTCAGTCGTCGGAGATATGCCAGAAGATTTGCCGCCAGCAAATTGAGGGAGGACAAGGTGGGGAGTTAGAAAGTTATGTTTCTAACCATCATGAGCTGCAGCAGTGTCAGCAGCGTTGTCAGTCGCAGCGCGGCCAAAAGCAGCACCAGTGTATGCAAGAATGCCAAGATCAAATGAGGCAACGGGGACAGCAGCAATGTCAGCAGCGTTGCCAATCGCAGCGTGGCCAAAAGCAGCATCAGTGTCTGCAAGAGTGCCAAGATCAAATGAGGCAACAAGGACAACAAGGACAACAACAATATGAGCAACAACAATGTCAGCAGAGTTGCCAGTCGCAGCGCGGCCAAAAGCAGCACGAGTGTATGCAAGAATGCCAAGATCAAATGAGGCAACAGGGACAACAGCAATGTCAACAGCGTTGCAAATCACAGCGTGGCCAAAAGCAGCATCAGTGTCTTCAAGAGTGCCAAGATCAAATGAGGCAACAAGGACAGCAGCAGCAGGGAGGCAGCAAAGGAAGAGTTCATCAGAACCCACATGGACAAAGAGAAGAGGATCAGATGATGGGGGGTCAGAGGAACAATCCCTTCTACTTCCCATCACAGATGTTTCAGTCACGGTTCCAGTCCAATGAAGGCAGTCTTCATGTGCTTGAGAGGTTCGGAAAGAGTGAGCTTCTTCGCGGCATTAAGAACTACCGCTTGGCCATCTTTGAGGCAATGCCTAACACTTTTGTTCTCCCACACCATTATGATGCTGAAGCGATTTTCGTGGTTCTCAACG GACAATGTAACTGTACTCTTCTGATGAAAGATAGAAAGGAGTCCTTCAACATGGAACATGGAGATGTGATTAGAGTTCCTGCAGGGGCTACTACCTACTTAATTAACAATAACAATGATGAATCTCTTCAAATTGCAAAGCTCATCCGCTCTGTTAACAGTCCTGGCCGATTTGAG GAATTCTTCCCTGCTGGTTCTGGAAATCCCGAGTCATACTTCAGCGTTTTCAGCAATGACATTCTTGAATCTGCCTTCAAC ACCCCAAGAGAGCAGCTAGAGCAGGGCTTTAGACAACAAAGGGGCCAAGGCATGGTCATGAGACCCCCAAAGGAGCAACTTGAGGCATTGAGTCAACGTCCTTCAGCCAGGCGTGAAGGACGCCGACAGTCTCACGGTCCGTTCAATCTGAGACAACAAACACCTGTGCACTCCAACAACTATGGCCAGTTCTTTGAGGCTCGCCCTGAAGAATTCAATCAGTTCCAGGACATGGATGTCTCAGTCAGTTGCATTGAGATGAACCAA CAAACTATGATGGTGCCACACTTTAATTCAGAAGCTACATTCTTGATGTACGTTGTGGAAGGAAATGTACGTGTCGAAATGGCGTGCCCCCACTTGGCAAGCCAAATGCAAGGCCAAGGGATGATGGAACAACAAGAGCAGGGAGAGCACAGTGGAAGGTTCACGAAGGTCGTTGCTCAGCTGTCACCTGGTGATGCTTTCGTTGTCCCAGCTGGTCATCCTGTTGCCTTTGTTGCCCAGAACAACAATGGCAACCAAAACCAGAACATCCGAATCCTGGGATTCGGACTCAATGCCCAAAACAACATGAGGAACTTCCTTGCAG GGCAAAAGGATAACATAATGAATCAGATGGATAGGGAGGCTAAGCAGCTAGCATTTGGGCAAGAGATGGAAAGAATCTTTGGCGAGCAGCAGGAATCTTACTTTGTGCCAACTAAGAAGGGAAGAGGGAGAAGCCATCCGTTGTCTTCAACTTTGGAGTTTGCTGGCGTAATCTAA